A genomic stretch from Leptotrichia sp. HSP-536 includes:
- a CDS encoding DUF4300 family protein has translation MKHRKQFLYIILIIFISNCSNNNKASFDKNRKDNLKVQNTVINKELEKNLKTEYLKNITYSNLADKKAQDEVEDILKNAGISSGNINSFFQSVNYYNNATENKDLIKSGFINSQNINPIYDEIEIQKIWNKKNKDFLGFNCRITAFTLMKDFITVENPITKSGEMLFMDMGALQNIPFELFSETEKNKFITLFSEIPTKSTKDIKFHVENVKKYWKEKGVKFNNKNKISLISVFFHFNDEPEENILFIGHVGVLILEKDGKLMFIEKLAFQQPYQVLKFNSRTELNDYLMNKYDTAWGQSTAKPFIMENDELLKEYRENPNNK, from the coding sequence ATGAAGCATAGAAAACAATTTTTGTATATAATTTTGATAATATTTATATCTAACTGTTCAAATAATAACAAGGCGAGTTTTGACAAAAACAGAAAAGATAATTTAAAAGTTCAAAATACAGTTATAAATAAAGAACTGGAAAAAAATTTAAAAACAGAATATTTAAAGAATATAACTTATTCAAATTTAGCAGACAAAAAAGCACAAGATGAAGTAGAAGATATCTTAAAAAATGCGGGAATTAGCTCTGGGAATATAAATTCTTTTTTTCAAAGCGTAAATTATTACAATAATGCAACAGAAAATAAAGATTTGATAAAGTCAGGTTTTATAAATTCTCAAAATATAAATCCTATTTATGATGAAATAGAAATACAAAAAATCTGGAATAAAAAAAATAAAGATTTTTTAGGATTTAATTGCCGAATAACAGCCTTTACCTTAATGAAAGATTTTATAACTGTGGAAAATCCAATTACAAAATCTGGAGAAATGTTATTTATGGATATGGGAGCATTGCAAAATATTCCATTCGAGCTATTTTCAGAAACTGAAAAAAATAAATTTATAACTTTATTTTCAGAAATTCCCACGAAGTCAACTAAGGATATAAAATTTCACGTTGAAAATGTAAAAAAATACTGGAAGGAAAAAGGTGTTAAATTTAATAATAAAAATAAAATTTCACTTATTTCAGTATTTTTTCACTTTAATGATGAACCTGAAGAAAATATACTATTTATTGGTCATGTCGGAGTATTAATCCTTGAAAAGGATGGAAAATTAATGTTTATTGAAAAATTAGCATTTCAACAGCCTTATCAGGTTCTAAAATTTAATAGCCGCACAGAATTGAATGATTATCTTATGAATAAATACGATACAGCTTGGGGACAGTCTACTGCTAAGCCATTTATTATGGAAAATGATGAACTTCTTAAAGAATATCGTGAAAATCCAAATAATAAATAA